A portion of the Haemophilus influenzae genome contains these proteins:
- the pyk gene encoding pyruvate kinase, which translates to MSRRLRRTKIVCTMGPSTDRDNNLEKIIAAGANVVRMNFSHGTPDDHIGRAERVRSIAKKLGKTVAILGDLQGPKIRVSTFKDGKIFLNIGDKFILDAELPKGEGTQESVGLDYKTLPQDVVPGDILLLDDGRVQLKVLSTDGAKVFTEVTVGGPLSNNKGINKLGGGLSADALTEKDKADIITAARIGVDFLAVSFPRSSADLNYARELAQQAGLNAKIVAKVERAETVANDEAMDDIILASDVIMVARGDLGVEIGDPELVGVQKKLIRRSRQLNRAVITATQMMESMISNPMPTRAEVMDVANAVLDGTDAVMLSAETAAGQYPSETVAAMASVCLGAEKMPSINVSRHRMDKEFETIEESVAMSAMYAANHMKGVAAIVTLTSTGRTPLLMSRISSGLPIFALSRNQETLNLCALYRGVTPIYHGEESRTEAGAKAALQSLKEKGYLSTGDLVLVTQGGQGATQTNVCRTLIVE; encoded by the coding sequence ATGTCTAGAAGACTAAGAAGAACGAAGATTGTATGTACTATGGGCCCATCAACTGACCGTGATAACAATCTTGAAAAAATTATCGCAGCGGGCGCAAACGTAGTTCGTATGAACTTCTCTCACGGTACACCTGATGACCATATCGGACGTGCTGAACGTGTACGTTCTATTGCGAAAAAATTAGGTAAAACCGTGGCAATCTTAGGTGATTTACAAGGTCCTAAAATTCGTGTTTCTACTTTTAAAGACGGTAAAATTTTCTTAAACATTGGCGATAAATTCATTCTTGATGCAGAGTTACCAAAAGGCGAAGGCACTCAAGAATCCGTTGGTTTAGACTATAAAACGCTTCCTCAAGATGTTGTGCCGGGCGATATTCTTTTATTAGATGATGGCCGTGTTCAATTAAAAGTATTATCAACTGATGGTGCAAAAGTTTTCACTGAAGTTACTGTTGGTGGTCCATTATCAAATAATAAAGGTATCAATAAATTAGGTGGCGGTTTATCTGCGGATGCCCTAACAGAAAAAGATAAAGCCGACATTATTACCGCTGCACGTATTGGTGTTGATTTCTTAGCCGTTTCTTTCCCTCGTTCAAGTGCAGATTTAAATTATGCACGTGAACTTGCTCAACAAGCAGGTTTAAATGCAAAAATCGTTGCTAAAGTTGAACGTGCAGAAACCGTTGCTAATGATGAAGCCATGGACGATATTATTTTAGCATCCGATGTAATTATGGTTGCTCGTGGTGACTTAGGCGTAGAAATCGGCGATCCTGAATTAGTCGGTGTACAGAAAAAATTAATTCGTCGTTCACGTCAATTAAATCGTGCTGTAATTACAGCGACTCAAATGATGGAATCAATGATTAGTAACCCAATGCCAACGCGTGCTGAAGTAATGGACGTTGCAAACGCAGTATTAGATGGAACTGATGCAGTTATGCTTTCTGCAGAAACAGCAGCAGGTCAATATCCTTCTGAAACAGTGGCAGCAATGGCTAGCGTATGTTTAGGTGCAGAAAAAATGCCAAGCATTAACGTTTCTCGTCACCGTATGGATAAAGAATTTGAAACCATTGAAGAATCTGTTGCGATGTCTGCAATGTATGCAGCAAACCACATGAAAGGTGTAGCGGCAATCGTCACTTTAACTAGCACAGGCCGTACTCCATTATTAATGTCACGCATTAGCTCTGGCTTACCAATCTTTGCTTTATCTCGTAATCAAGAAACCCTAAACCTTTGTGCACTATACCGCGGTGTAACACCAATTTATCACGGTGAAGAAAGTCGTACAGAAGCAGGTGCAAAAGCAGCACTTCAATCATTAAAAGAAAAAGGTTATTTATCTACTGGCGATTTAGTACTGGTAACCCAAGGTGGTCAAGGTGCGACACAAACTAACGTATGTCGCACATTAATTGTTGAATAA
- a CDS encoding tyrosine-type recombinase/integrase, translating into MAVLVKPLSITEINNAKPKEKDYSLSDGQGLFLLVKMNGSKIWRFQYYKPISKKRTLISLGVYPEISLKDAREIRDLYRSLLAKNIDPQDYRLQQEQKAIQERQFTLSEMGKEWLYLKKNEVDTGRLKEVTFIDIGKRLERHLFKVLGHYSISEISAPLAIEKLKPLERAGKLDTLHRIIGYLNQIMIYSVNRGVINYNATADIGRVFIRPIAENNPTIRPEQLPKLFEDLQNSTLEIETRCALELLLLTAGRAGAITQLEWGNVDFENSLLNIPKEKMKGRQGKVQDFILPLSKQAVTILRLLQKLNRCNSKFVFPSKKNPRQPISKETPNKALGRIGYRNILTAHGLRSVFSTAMNEAEFNSEIIEVCLAHFEYSSVRGTYNKAKYMPQRIEYMQWWGNFVEEASDGKALMGC; encoded by the coding sequence ATGGCTGTATTAGTGAAACCATTAAGCATTACAGAAATCAATAATGCTAAACCTAAAGAGAAAGACTACTCACTGTCTGATGGTCAAGGTCTTTTCTTGCTCGTAAAAATGAATGGTTCGAAAATTTGGCGATTTCAATATTATAAACCAATTTCTAAAAAAAGAACTTTAATTAGTCTTGGTGTTTATCCTGAGATTTCATTGAAAGACGCTCGAGAGATTAGGGATTTATATCGTTCTTTGTTGGCGAAAAATATCGATCCGCAAGATTATCGTTTACAGCAAGAACAAAAAGCCATCCAAGAACGTCAATTTACCTTGAGCGAAATGGGGAAGGAATGGCTATACCTAAAGAAAAATGAAGTTGATACTGGTCGATTAAAAGAAGTGACTTTTATTGATATTGGGAAACGGTTAGAACGTCACTTGTTTAAAGTGTTGGGGCATTATTCTATTAGTGAGATTTCCGCTCCTCTTGCTATTGAGAAATTAAAACCATTAGAACGAGCAGGAAAATTGGATACATTGCATCGTATTATTGGTTATTTAAACCAAATAATGATTTATTCGGTTAATAGAGGGGTAATTAATTATAATGCAACCGCAGATATTGGAAGGGTATTTATTCGACCAATAGCTGAAAATAACCCTACTATTCGCCCAGAGCAATTACCTAAATTGTTTGAAGATTTGCAGAATAGTACCCTTGAAATTGAAACTCGTTGTGCATTAGAGCTACTACTACTTACCGCAGGTCGGGCTGGGGCTATTACTCAATTAGAATGGGGAAATGTAGATTTCGAAAACAGCTTATTGAATATACCGAAAGAAAAAATGAAGGGGCGACAAGGTAAAGTACAAGATTTTATCTTGCCATTATCCAAACAAGCTGTAACGATTTTGCGCTTGTTACAGAAGTTGAATCGTTGCAATAGTAAGTTTGTTTTCCCTAGCAAAAAAAATCCAAGACAGCCTATATCGAAAGAGACGCCAAATAAAGCACTTGGACGGATCGGTTATAGGAATATTTTGACCGCACATGGTTTACGATCTGTTTTTAGCACAGCTATGAATGAGGCCGAATTTAACAGTGAGATTATTGAGGTGTGCTTGGCACATTTTGAATATTCTTCCGTTCGTGGCACATACAATAAAGCAAAGTATATGCCACAACGGATCGAATATATGCAGTGGTGGGGGAATTTTGTAGAAGAGGCATCTGATGGGAAAGCATTAATGGGCTGCTAA
- a CDS encoding replicative DNA helicase encodes MSPMASQPQIKSSDKKTAQVSIPPHSIEAEQAVLGGIMLSNQHWDGIAERVIADDFYTFQHRLIFTEMEHLMRNQSPIDLITLDQALRSRGVSDEVGGFAYLAELSNNTPNAINILAYADIVREKAILRELISVGNRIAENSYSPKGQDIKLILDEAEREVFAIAEKRTTSSEGPQNVINVLESTIEKIDILSKLENHSGVTGITTGFTDLDKKTAGLQPSDLIIVAARPSMGKTTFAMNLCENAAMASEKPVLVFSLEMPAEQIMMRMIASLARVDQTKIRTGQNLDEIEWNKIASVVGMFKQKNNLFIDDSSGLTPTDVRSRARRVYRENGGLSMIMVDYLQLMRAPAFSDNRTLEIAEISRSLKALAKELQVPVVALSQLNRTLEQRADKRPVNSDLRESGSIEQDADLIMFIYRDEVYNDNSEDKGVAEIIIGKQRNGPIGRVRLKFNGQFSRFDNLAEQREYRDDY; translated from the coding sequence ATAAGTCCTATGGCATCACAACCTCAAATCAAATCTTCAGACAAAAAAACAGCACAAGTTAGCATTCCTCCGCACTCAATTGAGGCTGAACAAGCCGTGTTGGGTGGCATCATGCTGAGCAATCAACATTGGGATGGCATTGCTGAACGTGTGATTGCTGACGATTTTTATACTTTTCAGCATCGTCTAATTTTTACAGAAATGGAACATCTAATGCGTAATCAATCGCCTATTGATTTAATTACGCTAGATCAAGCCTTAAGAAGCCGCGGTGTCAGCGATGAAGTAGGTGGATTTGCCTATCTAGCAGAGCTTTCTAATAATACTCCGAACGCGATTAATATTTTGGCTTATGCAGATATTGTGCGCGAGAAAGCCATATTACGAGAACTTATTTCGGTAGGGAATCGCATTGCTGAAAATAGCTATTCTCCTAAAGGTCAAGACATCAAATTAATTCTTGATGAAGCTGAGCGTGAAGTATTTGCGATTGCAGAAAAACGAACAACTTCTAGCGAAGGCCCGCAGAATGTGATCAATGTGCTAGAAAGTACCATTGAAAAAATCGATATTTTAAGCAAACTTGAAAATCATTCAGGTGTAACGGGCATTACGACAGGTTTCACTGATCTTGATAAAAAAACGGCAGGTTTACAACCTTCTGACTTAATTATCGTTGCGGCACGTCCGTCAATGGGTAAAACCACTTTCGCTATGAACCTTTGCGAAAATGCCGCAATGGCAAGTGAAAAACCCGTTTTAGTATTTAGTTTAGAAATGCCAGCAGAACAAATTATGATGCGTATGATCGCTTCCCTTGCTCGCGTTGATCAAACTAAAATCCGAACAGGTCAAAATTTAGATGAAATCGAGTGGAACAAAATTGCCAGCGTAGTAGGAATGTTCAAGCAAAAAAATAATCTTTTTATCGATGATTCTTCAGGTCTAACACCTACCGATGTTCGTTCGCGCGCACGCCGAGTTTATCGTGAAAATGGTGGATTAAGTATGATTATGGTGGATTATTTGCAATTAATGCGCGCACCCGCATTTTCAGATAACCGAACACTAGAAATCGCAGAAATTTCTCGTTCCCTCAAAGCACTCGCCAAAGAATTACAAGTGCCAGTAGTTGCCCTTTCTCAGTTAAATCGTACTTTAGAACAACGTGCAGACAAACGCCCTGTAAATTCAGATTTACGTGAATCAGGCTCTATTGAACAAGATGCAGACTTGATTATGTTTATTTACCGAGACGAAGTCTATAACGATAACTCGGAAGATAAAGGCGTTGCAGAAATTATTATCGGTAAACAGCGTAACGGCCCAATTGGTCGAGTGCGGTTAAAATTTAATGGACAATTCTCACGCTTCGACAATCTCGCTGAACAACGTGAATATCGAGATGATTATTAA